The genomic DNA GGCGGCTGGTGTCGAGCTGGTTTTGCGCTTCTTCCACGCCGAGTTGTTGGGTGGCCATATCGGCTTCGGTCTGCACGATTTCGAATTCGGCCATGCGCCCCGAAGCGATCAGCGCCTTGTTCACTTCCAATAACGTGCCGGAACGCTTGAGGGCGTCCTGCACGATGCTCAGTTGCTCCTGGGCGCGCAGCAATTCGCGGTAAGTGGCGATGATCTGGCTGATGGTCTGCGCCACGGTGGCCTTGAGGTTCAGGCGATTGGCCTGTTCCGACAGCCGCGACAGGCGCAATGGCGCGGTGGTGGCGTCCCAGCCGGCGCCGCGCATCAGTGGCTGGATCAACGCCAGGTCCAGGCCGTCGCTGCGGTAGCGGCCCGCGCGGTCGGCGTTGTTCAGTTGCTGGGTCCAGGCCATGCTCAGGCGGGTGCCGTATTCGCCGAGCAGCGTGGCATTCGGCGCCAGGTTGGCGTTGCGCGAGTTGTCGGCCGAGCCACGGCTGTTGCGGTAATAGCTGTTCAGCGTGAGCTTGGGGTTGAAGGTGTCTTCGGCCACCCGCAGGTCGAATTTCTGCGCCACGCGCTGCAGGTACGCGCTGCGGATGGCCGGGTTGTTGCGCAGGCCCAGGTACACCGCGTCGCCGAGGGTCAGGGTGGTGACTTGGGCGTTCAGGGAAACACTGCGGTCGTACCCGCTGCGTGTGGTGCTGGGCGCCGACGGGTGGATTACCACGTCGGCGGCGGCCACGGGCAGGCTTGTCAGCGCGAGCACCAGCAGCCATTTATTCATCGCGCAAAGCCTCCACCGGTTGTAGCCGCGAGGCCGAGACCGCCGGGTAGATGCCGAAGAACAAACCCACCAGTAACGTGCTGCCCACCCCCAATGGCAGCGCGGCGGCGGCCAGGGCAAATGCCCAGCCCGATAGCCAGGCGTAAAGCCACGCGGCCGTCATGCCCAGCACCGCACCGCACAGGGCGCCGACGGCGGTGAGCGTGACGGCTTCGAGCAAAAACAGGTTACGGATATCCCGCTGGCGCGCGCCGAGTGCCATGCGAATGCCGATTTCACGGCGGCGTTCCGACACGTTCATCAACATCACGTTCATTACCCCAACGCCGCCGCCCACCAGGGAAATCGCCCCCAGGGCCAGCAATAAATAGGCGAACGTGCGGCTTTGCCGGGTCATGCCGTCGATCATTTGCTGGGGCACCTGA from Pseudomonas tolaasii NCPPB 2192 includes the following:
- a CDS encoding TolC family protein → MNKWLLVLALTSLPVAAADVVIHPSAPSTTRSGYDRSVSLNAQVTTLTLGDAVYLGLRNNPAIRSAYLQRVAQKFDLRVAEDTFNPKLTLNSYYRNSRGSADNSRNANLAPNATLLGEYGTRLSMAWTQQLNNADRAGRYRSDGLDLALIQPLMRGAGWDATTAPLRLSRLSEQANRLNLKATVAQTISQIIATYRELLRAQEQLSIVQDALKRSGTLLEVNKALIASGRMAEFEIVQTEADMATQQLGVEEAQNQLDTSRLALLRLLALDLSTPIRASEALEAKPMNIDKRQAFNLAQTQQPEYLAALLGSQQADLNLVIAKDSGRWQVDLVAGANQVRDAYNNDNGNTNSRSWNSYAGVQVQIPIGDISTRQAEVRARVNVEDQEVRITDARQELERNVNDVVRDLGTRWRQYEISQRAVELSRRKIEIEREKLSAGRSSNFQVLSFETDLRNAENAQLNALIAYLNAQTQLDLTLGMTLESWEIALNDY